Proteins encoded by one window of Ralstonia sp. RRA:
- a CDS encoding GntR family transcriptional regulator encodes MFTVLRDQIVRGQYRSGTMLPKEEELCALFDVSRITVRRALADLEAEGLVEKRQGKGTFVRLELPAMRPMATLGFIESLRQISGDTQVEVLSLEHPVAGGDIAQLLNVDDDSRLLHVTRLRRKAAVPVMITEAWVPEAYIGEVNQADLEAQPLFELLMQRGVRFDRVVQEYTAIAASPLQARLLQVPPGQPLMRINRLIYDEQKRPVQYLAVVMSPERSRILMDFEIGAMNTLAAGTIVHDVAT; translated from the coding sequence ATGTTCACCGTGCTGCGTGATCAGATCGTCCGCGGTCAGTACCGCTCGGGAACGATGCTTCCGAAGGAAGAAGAGCTGTGCGCGCTGTTTGACGTATCGCGCATCACAGTGCGGCGCGCGTTGGCCGATCTGGAAGCCGAAGGGCTGGTGGAAAAGCGGCAGGGGAAAGGCACGTTCGTCCGGCTTGAGCTACCCGCAATGCGCCCGATGGCAACGCTGGGGTTCATCGAATCACTGCGTCAGATTTCTGGCGATACCCAGGTGGAAGTGCTCAGCCTGGAGCACCCCGTGGCGGGCGGCGACATCGCGCAACTTCTGAACGTCGATGACGATTCGCGCCTGTTGCATGTCACGCGTTTGCGGCGAAAGGCTGCGGTGCCCGTGATGATTACGGAAGCCTGGGTGCCGGAGGCCTATATAGGCGAAGTCAATCAGGCTGACCTGGAAGCGCAACCGCTCTTTGAGTTGCTAATGCAGCGCGGTGTTCGGTTCGACCGCGTGGTGCAGGAATACACAGCCATCGCCGCGTCGCCGCTACAGGCCCGATTGCTCCAGGTGCCGCCGGGGCAGCCGCTCATGCGCATCAACCGATTGATCTATGACGAGCAGAAGCGGCCCGTTCAGTACCTGGCCGTCGTGATGTCGCCGGAGCGCAGCCGAATCCTCATGGATTTCGAGATCGGCGCTATGAATACGCTCGCGGCCGGAACCATCGTGCATGACGTAGCCACGTGA
- a CDS encoding MFS transporter, which produces MTHQTLSAMRETQVSSARLTAGELAARIDRLPATRSIWSLVLLLSLGAYFEFYELFSTAYVLPGIIKSGVLSATTEGFFAFNGAASYIAATFLGLLIGVLAFGSVADRLGRRSVFTVALLWYSVSAVCMAFQHDAVGLNFWRLMTGIGLGVELVTIDAYLSELVPARIRGRAFAVSTVISYLAVPSVALVAWLLVPRSVFGLEGWRVVILLGGAGALLVWLLRLGLPESPRWLASHGQLEQATAVVERMEAKALQQSGRSLPIPQPPRAVAVGERASFREIWQTPYRRRTVMLVIFHAAQAIGLYGFSNWMPTFLVHRGVGLSSSLEYGLMVSFVAPLGPLLAVSFADRVERKWLIVAAALVMSAAGVMFINLDSGLAILITGALLTLCGTLISLGFHAYQAELYPTRSRAMAIGFVYSISRVSGALSGFLIAACLKYAGVPGAVGLIVGCMLIVALSIGLLGPRTAGRSLEDISR; this is translated from the coding sequence ATGACCCATCAGACGCTGTCGGCAATGCGGGAGACGCAGGTCTCCAGCGCCCGCCTCACTGCCGGCGAGTTGGCCGCACGCATCGACCGCCTTCCGGCGACGCGCAGCATCTGGAGCTTGGTGTTGTTGTTGTCGTTGGGTGCCTACTTTGAGTTCTACGAACTCTTCTCCACGGCCTATGTGCTGCCAGGGATCATCAAGAGCGGCGTGCTGAGCGCCACCACCGAGGGGTTCTTTGCCTTCAACGGCGCAGCGAGCTATATCGCGGCGACATTTCTTGGCTTGTTGATCGGCGTGCTGGCCTTCGGCTCCGTCGCTGACCGGCTCGGGCGACGTTCCGTGTTCACGGTCGCGCTGCTCTGGTACTCGGTGTCGGCCGTGTGCATGGCGTTCCAGCACGATGCGGTGGGGCTCAACTTCTGGCGACTGATGACCGGCATTGGTCTTGGCGTCGAACTCGTCACGATCGATGCCTACCTGAGTGAGCTGGTGCCCGCGCGCATCCGCGGCCGGGCATTTGCGGTGAGCACGGTGATCTCCTATCTCGCGGTGCCTTCCGTTGCACTGGTCGCCTGGTTGCTCGTGCCACGCTCGGTATTTGGCCTGGAAGGCTGGCGCGTTGTGATCCTGCTTGGCGGCGCAGGAGCATTGCTGGTTTGGCTGCTGCGCCTGGGGCTGCCGGAAAGCCCGCGCTGGTTGGCCAGTCATGGCCAATTGGAGCAAGCAACCGCCGTGGTGGAACGCATGGAAGCAAAAGCGCTTCAACAGAGCGGCCGCTCCTTGCCGATTCCTCAGCCACCCCGTGCGGTTGCGGTGGGCGAGCGAGCCTCCTTCCGCGAGATCTGGCAAACACCGTACCGACGCCGAACCGTGATGCTGGTCATCTTCCACGCCGCCCAGGCGATTGGCCTCTATGGCTTTTCCAACTGGATGCCGACCTTCCTGGTGCACCGCGGCGTGGGGCTGTCATCGAGTCTGGAATACGGGCTGATGGTCTCGTTTGTGGCGCCGCTCGGCCCGCTGCTGGCGGTGAGCTTTGCCGACCGTGTCGAGCGCAAGTGGCTGATTGTGGCCGCAGCGTTGGTGATGTCCGCCGCCGGCGTGATGTTCATCAATCTCGACAGCGGGCTCGCCATTCTCATCACGGGTGCTTTGCTGACGCTCTGCGGAACCTTGATCTCGCTGGGTTTCCATGCGTACCAGGCCGAGTTGTACCCGACACGCAGCCGGGCAATGGCGATCGGCTTTGTCTACTCGATCAGCCGTGTCTCTGGCGCGTTGAGCGGGTTTCTCATCGCCGCCTGTCTGAAGTACGCCGGTGTGCCCGGTGCGGTCGGACTGATCGTCGGCTGCATGCTGATCGTCGCCTTGAGCATTGGCTTGCTCGGCCCCCGTACCGCAGGACGCTCCCTCGAAGACATCAGCCGGTAA
- a CDS encoding isocitrate lyase/PEP mutase family protein → MNAANQLRQLLARPEIVVAPGAYDGLTARLIQQAGFAAVYMTGAGTAAARGFPDFGLLGMSEMVDNAAVIARSADIPLIADADTGYGNELNVTRTVREFEARNVAAIHLEDQVFSKRCGHLDGKEIVERDEYIAKIRAAVAARRNPDFTIIARTDARAVVSLDEAIERANLAIEAGADMAFVEAPRTLEEVAAIPREVKGPCLLNLVPAGRTPLLPFAQAQDLGYRMVILPGLLLKATMEAGDAVLRDVRQTGQMPPLKIDASVAEFFRRFGSDEWSALRQRFQQNHQG, encoded by the coding sequence ATGAACGCTGCAAACCAATTACGCCAACTGCTCGCTCGACCAGAGATCGTGGTCGCCCCAGGGGCCTACGATGGACTGACCGCACGCCTGATCCAGCAGGCAGGATTCGCTGCCGTCTACATGACCGGCGCCGGTACCGCCGCCGCGCGCGGGTTCCCCGACTTCGGCCTGCTCGGCATGAGTGAGATGGTCGACAACGCCGCCGTGATCGCGCGCTCGGCGGACATTCCCCTCATCGCCGATGCGGACACCGGCTATGGCAATGAACTGAATGTCACGCGCACCGTACGCGAGTTCGAAGCGCGCAACGTTGCAGCCATCCATCTGGAAGACCAGGTTTTCTCCAAGCGCTGCGGCCATCTGGATGGCAAGGAGATCGTCGAGCGCGATGAATACATCGCCAAGATCCGAGCGGCTGTCGCCGCGCGGCGCAATCCGGATTTCACGATCATCGCCCGCACCGACGCACGCGCCGTCGTCAGCCTCGACGAGGCCATCGAGCGCGCCAATCTGGCCATTGAAGCGGGCGCGGATATGGCGTTTGTCGAAGCGCCTCGCACGCTGGAGGAAGTCGCGGCCATTCCGCGCGAGGTGAAGGGTCCCTGCCTGCTCAACCTGGTGCCCGCGGGGCGCACGCCGCTGCTGCCGTTTGCCCAGGCGCAGGACTTGGGCTACCGCATGGTCATCCTTCCTGGCCTGCTGTTGAAGGCAACCATGGAAGCGGGTGATGCCGTTCTGCGAGATGTCCGGCAAACCGGCCAGATGCCACCGCTCAAGATCGACGCGAGCGTCGCTGAGTTCTTCCGCCGCTTTGGCTCGGACGAATGGAGCGCACTGCGGCAACGCTTCCAACAAAACCATCAAGGGTGA
- the leuC gene encoding 3-isopropylmalate dehydratase large subunit — translation MGRTLFDKVWDAHVIKDLGDGWALLHIDRHLLHDLSGAPALGELAKRTLPPHSPELCFATPDHVVSSAPGRTEKTYPLGGMLWAGLKQGSQNGHIRLFDLGQPGQGIVHVMAPELGIALPGTTLVCGDSHTCTNGGLGALAFGIGSSEIVHVLATQTLRQQKPLRMRVRVEGTLPVGVTPKDLALHLIAKLGASAGVGYAVEFAGQTIEDMSIEGRLTLCNLAVELGAKYAQIAPDDTTFTYLRDRPFAPQGELFERAVEDWRALSSDADAVFDCEVQCDAKEVPPTVTWGTSPDQAMSIDGRIPDPETAGDAARAEAWRTALEYMGLDAGQPLAGTPVDWVFIGSCANSRLSDLRDAASVVRGKKVAPGVTAWVVPGSELVKRAAEAEGLDVVFKNAGFEWREPGCSMCVAANGERVPSSARAVSTSNRNFVGRQGPGARTHLASPAMAAAAAIAGTLIDIRSL, via the coding sequence ATGGGACGTACGCTTTTCGACAAAGTATGGGATGCCCATGTCATCAAGGACCTGGGCGACGGATGGGCTCTGCTGCATATCGATCGGCACCTGCTGCACGATCTTTCGGGGGCACCCGCACTCGGCGAGCTGGCCAAGCGAACGCTGCCGCCGCATAGCCCGGAGCTGTGCTTTGCAACGCCGGACCACGTGGTCTCCAGCGCGCCGGGCCGCACCGAGAAGACCTACCCCCTCGGCGGCATGCTCTGGGCCGGCCTGAAGCAGGGAAGTCAGAACGGACACATTCGCCTGTTCGATCTGGGGCAGCCCGGCCAGGGCATCGTTCACGTTATGGCGCCCGAACTGGGGATCGCGCTGCCCGGCACCACGCTGGTGTGCGGTGATAGCCATACCTGCACCAACGGCGGCCTGGGTGCGCTGGCATTCGGTATCGGCTCGTCCGAGATCGTGCACGTGCTCGCTACCCAGACGTTGCGCCAGCAGAAGCCGCTACGCATGCGCGTGCGCGTGGAAGGAACTCTGCCGGTAGGCGTGACGCCCAAAGACCTTGCACTGCACCTCATCGCCAAGCTCGGCGCATCCGCAGGCGTCGGGTATGCCGTGGAGTTCGCGGGGCAGACCATTGAGGACATGTCTATCGAAGGCCGTCTGACGCTGTGCAATCTGGCCGTCGAGCTGGGTGCCAAATACGCGCAGATCGCGCCGGACGACACGACGTTCACCTACTTGCGCGATCGGCCCTTCGCACCGCAAGGCGAGTTGTTCGAGCGTGCCGTGGAGGACTGGCGCGCGTTGTCCAGCGATGCCGATGCCGTGTTCGATTGCGAAGTGCAGTGCGATGCAAAGGAGGTGCCCCCAACCGTGACGTGGGGCACAAGCCCAGATCAAGCCATGTCGATCGATGGCCGCATCCCAGACCCGGAAACGGCTGGGGATGCAGCGCGCGCAGAAGCGTGGCGCACCGCGCTGGAGTACATGGGGTTGGATGCAGGCCAGCCATTGGCGGGCACGCCGGTGGATTGGGTCTTCATCGGGTCCTGCGCCAATTCGCGCCTATCGGATCTGCGTGATGCGGCCAGTGTGGTCCGGGGCAAGAAGGTGGCGCCCGGCGTGACGGCCTGGGTGGTCCCGGGCTCCGAGCTGGTCAAGCGCGCTGCCGAGGCCGAAGGGCTCGACGTGGTGTTCAAGAACGCCGGGTTCGAATGGCGTGAACCGGGCTGCAGCATGTGCGTTGCCGCCAATGGCGAACGCGTTCCATCCAGTGCCCGGGCCGTCTCTACGTCCAACCGCAATTTCGTTGGCCGCCAAGGGCCGGGCGCGCGCACCCACCTGGCAAGCCCTGCGATGGCCGCCGCCGCTGCCATCGCCGGCACCCTGATCGATATCCGGAGCCTCTGA
- the leuD gene encoding 3-isopropylmalate dehydratase small subunit gives MQPFKTLVGLAAPLPRANLDTDVIIRIERLTTVPQNELGQYAFEAIRYLADGTPDPEFLPARPEFNGASILVSGANFGCGSSRESAVWALLSMGYRCVIAPSFGSIFYNNCFQNGVLPLTLDEAQVNELTTLARQAKSFTVDLERQVIEVDGRSWNFEIDALRRDMLLQGLDEVGGTLLEDDLIRAWQAADRERRPWVWNLSGVQFDGRGKSC, from the coding sequence ATGCAACCCTTCAAAACGCTCGTCGGTTTGGCGGCGCCATTGCCACGCGCCAACCTGGACACCGACGTCATCATCCGCATCGAACGGTTGACCACGGTGCCCCAAAACGAGCTGGGCCAGTATGCCTTTGAGGCAATCCGGTACCTCGCCGACGGCACCCCTGATCCGGAGTTTCTTCCAGCGCGGCCCGAATTCAACGGCGCATCCATTCTTGTCAGCGGCGCCAATTTCGGTTGCGGCTCCTCGCGCGAAAGCGCCGTCTGGGCCCTGCTCTCCATGGGGTATCGCTGCGTGATCGCCCCGAGCTTCGGGAGCATCTTCTACAACAACTGCTTTCAGAACGGCGTCCTGCCGCTCACGCTGGACGAAGCACAAGTCAACGAGCTGACAACGCTTGCGCGTCAAGCCAAATCATTCACAGTCGACCTTGAACGCCAGGTCATCGAGGTCGACGGCCGGAGTTGGAACTTCGAGATCGACGCGTTGCGCAGAGACATGCTCCTGCAAGGCCTGGACGAAGTGGGCGGCACCCTGCTGGAAGACGACTTGATTCGCGCATGGCAGGCAGCCGATCGGGAGCGTCGGCCGTGGGTGTGGAATCTCTCGGGTGTCCAGTTCGACGGGCGAGGCAAGTCATGCTAG
- a CDS encoding YbhB/YbcL family Raf kinase inhibitor-like protein produces MLGRVLGRLLKGQRAGEDRLAWYHPAVSSAPALLELRSESFSEGQSIPIAHAGHGVGANRSPGLSWHNVPPGTQELILIVEDADAPLPRPFVHLVATGIRPTSVGLPESALNAATNTYASLGRNSFGKAIYAGPRALPGHGPHRYSFQLLALNRALLFSEPPRLRDVLDRLDGAVLARGRLNGVFERF; encoded by the coding sequence ATGCTAGGCCGCGTCTTGGGGCGTTTGCTCAAAGGGCAGCGGGCCGGTGAAGACCGCCTGGCCTGGTATCACCCAGCCGTCTCATCGGCACCAGCGCTGCTGGAATTGCGCAGCGAGAGCTTCAGCGAAGGGCAGTCGATTCCCATCGCGCATGCCGGCCACGGTGTGGGCGCAAACCGATCGCCCGGCCTTTCATGGCACAACGTCCCGCCCGGCACCCAGGAGCTGATCCTGATTGTCGAGGATGCCGACGCGCCTCTGCCCCGGCCGTTTGTGCACCTGGTCGCCACTGGCATCCGGCCGACATCGGTTGGGCTGCCTGAGAGCGCACTGAATGCCGCAACGAACACCTACGCATCGCTGGGGCGCAACAGCTTTGGCAAGGCGATCTACGCGGGCCCGCGAGCCCTGCCCGGACACGGCCCACATCGATACAGCTTTCAATTGCTGGCCCTGAACCGGGCACTGCTGTTCTCCGAGCCGCCGAGGCTACGGGACGTGCTCGACCGCCTGGATGGGGCGGTGCTGGCACGAGGCCGCCTGAATGGTGTCTTCGAACGGTTTTGA